The following proteins are encoded in a genomic region of Zea mays cultivar B73 chromosome 9, Zm-B73-REFERENCE-NAM-5.0, whole genome shotgun sequence:
- the LOC100216778 gene encoding uncharacterized protein LOC100216778 → MPPGRMDGARTCRDLGEVPITEYEKERALNVMRNNKMLSSLGITGLTSLIRSSSTRKNSIAREDFDPLYEPDHSEDNDHHVANQDDPFYIERRNTNMSTGFGGTKGSKRVVAPNVEDQVGRVTRQKTKELSLVEKDIHGLTANTDEHTLISANFPAHHDDEIQMCDEDKWIRGKSMGRQLERISRGLNTKIPLVITEGNRRPEVPMQAAMLASEGGIVIRQHMPILTHWKEYKNDKSYLEDFVGRIGGQFAIDTKNKDVKYACADLMRCNQRQMRYKLKKAYFNGVAADKVRTTSPLSTMTDEQWMQLVNMWSTPKHKDTMEALVAEPGVEGKESKTPTEAVAQVLSSSKFLYNIGLVPATKKSCNGGDPTRVAELEAELESEKQNSLEVRAQLDALKKKVEESEEARAKELEKINDLQKGADETNALLRRLFSLNK, encoded by the exons ATGCCCCCTGGAAGGATGGATGGGGCAAGGACATGCAGAGACCTTGGTG AGGTGCCAATTACTGAGTATGAAAAGGAGAGGGCTTTAAATGTGATGAGGAACAACAAAATGTTGAGTAGCCTTGGTATAACTGGATTAACATCACTTATTCGATCAAGTAGTACAAGGAAGAACTCTATCGCTCGTGAAGACTTTGATCCATTGTATGAACCTGATCATAGTGAGGACAATGATCATCATGTGGCTAATCAG GATGATCCTTTCTACATTGAAAGAAGGAACACCAACATGTCTACTGGTTTTGGAGGAACAAAAGGATCCAAGAGAGTGGTAGCACCTAATGTAGAAGACCAAGTTGGTAGAGTAACTAGGCAGAAGACAAAGGAACTATCCTTAGTTGAGAAAGATATACATGGTTTGACTGCAAATACAGATGAGCACACATTGATTTCTGCCAATTTTCCTGCACACCATGATGACGAGATTCAGATGTGTGATGAAG ATAAATGGATAAGGGGAAAAAGTATGGGTAGACAATTGGAAAGGATAAGTCGAGGCCTAAACACTAAGATCCCATTGGTCATCACTGAAGGGAATAGACGTCCTGAGGTTCCTATGCAAGCTGCAATGCTTGCATCAGAAGGAGGAATTGTAATTAGGCAACATATGCCAATCCTAACACACTGGAAGGAATACAAGAATGACAAATCCTATTTGGAAGACTTCGTCGGTAGAATTGGT GGTCAATTTGCCATAGACACCAAAAACAAAGATGTCAAATATGCATGTGCTGATTTGATGAGGTGTAATCAGCGACAAATGAGATATAAGCTCAAGAAGGCTTACTTTAATGGTGTGGCAGCTGACAAAGTGAGAACAACATCACCGTTGAGTACTATGACAGATGAGCAATGGATGCAACTAGTCAATATGTGGTCTACCCCAAAGCACAAG GACACAATGGAAGCACTTGTGGCTGAGCCTGGAGTAGAAGGGAAAGAATCTAAGACCCCTACAGAAGCAGTTGCTCAAGTGTTGTCTTCATCAAAATTTCTTTATAATATTGGTCTTGTACCTGCCACAAAGAAAAGCTGCAATGGTGGTGATCCTACACGCGTGGCAGAACTTGAGGCTGAACTTGAATCAGAGAAGCAAAACTCATTAGAAGTTAGAGCTCAGTTAGATGCCCTAAAGAAGAAGGTAGAAGAATCAGAAGAAGCAAGGGCTAAGGagttagaaaagattaatgatctGCAAAAAGGAGCAGATGAGACCAATGCTCTCCTTCGTCGTCTCTTTAGCCTCAATAAGTAG